TCGCCACTTTTACCAATAGTATATACATGGGGGTGCTCACAAAAAAGGAGGTAATGCTTATTCTGGATAGGTTCTGGAGTGCTTGAGTCGCGGGCATTAAGTTTTTTATCGACTAATTCTTTGTGTAACTTTTCTTGATACTTCCAAGCTACTTTATAATCCACAGTGCTCAGGTCTTTGAAGTATACTTTCTGCATAAGATACTCTCAAAAGATAATTTATAATTCTGATAATCTGGATTTAAGATCTACAATTACACCGACTTCAGTAGCGTCAATATTTTTCTTATCTGCAAGTAAAACAGAAATCCAGTCTGTAATATGTATGAGGTAAATTGTATTTTCTATTTGATTAGATCCCAGAGCGTCTATTTCGATAATGGTAGAAGTATATTTAGAAAAGACATTTTGACTAAAAGCCATTCGTTCCTTAGTACGGATATAGTCTCTTTCGTTTTTTAACATGACCACCGCCAAGTCTTCATTTTTAGTTCTCCAGCCTACAAGTTCGTTATGATTCATTTCAGGTAGAACATGATGCCAGCATAGCATTTTTGAATTTTCGTTAATCTGTTGTCGGAAGCGAATACTTACGCCCTCATTCTCAGAAGAGCTATATATTACAGGAATTTTACCTAATAATTTATTGGCGGCATCCTCCGCTATTTTAATAATAAACTCTTTGTTATCCACTAATAACTTTGAAGCATTTGAAACTTTACTGACATAAGACTCAGTAACCAAATTATATTTCTCAAAAACAGTTAGTAACTGAATAAAAGAAAGTCCAAATGCAGCTCTTGGAGGATATCCTCCTGGAATTTCAATGTAATTTATATTGTTGGATTTAGCCATTTCCAGAATTTTACCTCCAGAAGCTATGCAAACAATTTCTGCTCCTTTAGCTTTGCATTTCTCAAAAGACTCTATCGTTTCTTCTGTGTTACCAGAATATGAGCAAATGATTGCAAGAGTTTTATTGTTTACGAAAGATGGAATAGCATATGATTTATTTACAGAAACGGGCACTTTGGCATCTCCAGAAACAATTCCAACTACGATTGTTGCGCCTATTCCTGATCCTCCAAGCCCATTTATTAGTACATTTTGGAATTCTGTATCCCCAATATTTAAATTGGAATTTAGGCTAATTTCTACGGCAGTACGCAATTGCTCGGGGAAACTGTTTACAAGATCTTTCATAAAATATTGGCTTTAAATACTAAAATTAGCAAACTATGGTAAATATTAGCGTTTTTATTGCTCTTGTTTGATACCAACGCTTTTTTGAATAATTATTACGTATGTAAAGTTATCTTTGTTTCAAAATTTAATTACATGGAAAAATCTCTTTCCGAACAGGAAGAAATAAGAAGATCAGCTCTTCAAGAAATGGTTAATCTCGGATATGATCCATATCCGGCTGATACGTTTGAAACCAATGCGACTTCTGTAGAAATTAAGTCTGAATTTGAGGGGAATAACAGTAAGTTCCAAAGTGTAAAATTAGCCGGTAGGTTAATGAGTAAACGTATTATGGGTAAGGCGTCTTTCGCTGAACTGATGGATGCATCGGGCCGTATTCAGATATATGTTAACCGAGACGAAATTTGTCCGGATGAGAACAAAGAGCTCTACAATGTAATTTTCAAAAAGCATTTGGATATTGGTGATATTATTGGTGTAGAAGGCTATGTCTTTACCACTAAAGTTGGAGAGATATCGATTCATGTTTCTAGTTTAAAAGTTCTATGTAAATCGGTAAGACCATTACCTGTTGTTAAAGTAGATGAAGAAGGAAAAGTGCATGATGGCTTCACCGATCCGGAACAAAGATATCGTCAGCGATACGTGGATTTAATTGTAAATCCAGGAGTAAAAGAAACGCTTAAGCAAAGAACAAAACTGGTGCGTACCATGCGTGATTTCTTAAATGATAAAGATTACACGGAAGTAGAGACACCAATCTTACAACCTATATATGGTGGTGCAGCAGCTCGTCCGTTTAAGACGCATCACAACACATTAGACATGACTTTGTATTTGCGTATTGCGAATGAGTTATATCTTAAAAAATTGATCGTAGGAGGTTTCGAAGGTGTTTTTGAATTTGCTAAAGATTTCAGAAATGAAGGGATGAGCAGATTTCATAATCCTGAGTTTACGCAAATGGAACTTTATGTAGCCTATAAAGACTACAATTGGATGATGGGCCTAGTAGAGGAGATGATCGAGAAGATTGCTATGGAACTTCATGGAACTACGAAAGTACAAGTTGGGGAGAATGAGATAGACTTTAAACGACCTTACAAACGATTAACAATGTACGAAGCCATAGAGGAATATACTGGCATTGATATTTCGGAAATGGATGAAGAAGGCTTAAGAGCTACTGCTGCGAAGTTGGATATCCACATGGAGAAGAGCTATGGTAAAGGAAAAATCATCGATGAGATCTTTGGAGAGAAATGCGAAAAGCTTTTGATTCAACCAACCTACATCACAGATTATCCTGTAGAGATGTCTCCTTTGGCTAAGAAGCACAGGACCAAAGAAGGTTTAGTTGAGCGTTTCGAATTGATATGTAATGGTAAAGAAGTTGCCAATGCATATACGGAGCTTAACGATCCAATTGATCAAAGAAAACGTTTTGAAGAACAAGTGGAGTTGGGTAAAAGAGGGGACGATGAGGCCATGGTTTTGGATGAGGATTTCTTAAAAGCCATTGAATACGGCATGCCTCCAACTTCTGGATTAGGAATAGGAATAGATCGTTTGGCAATGATGATGACAAACTCCCATTCTATTCAAGATGTGCTGTTCTTCCCACAGATGAGACCAGAGTCGGTTAGTTCCAAGAAGACTGACGAAGAAATAAGTGCTGAAAAATAATAGTTTGGGAGAATCACCTTTGAGAATATCGGTTATAGGAGGCGGAAGCTGGGCAACGGCAATCGTAAAGATGTTGATGAACAATGCGAGTCATATTGGCTGGTGGGTTCGAAATGAGGAAACGGTTGATTTTATAAACGAATACAAAAGGAATCCCAAATACCTTGGTGCAGTTACCATTAACACAGATATAGTAAAACCATCTACAGATTTAAACGCTGTGATAGAAAGTGCAGACGTTGTGATCTTGGCTATTCCGGCGGCTTTCTTAGACGAGACTTTAAAAAATGCAGACAAGAAACTTCTGCAAGATCGAATAATATTTTCTTCGATTAAAGGAATTGTCCCTGAAGAGAATGCCATTGTTGGCGAATATCTGAACAATAAGTTTGAAGTAGATCTACAACAAATAGGTGTTATATCTGGACCTTGTCATGCTGAAGAAGTTGCATTAGAAAAACTTTCTTATTTAACGTTGGCTTGTCAGAATGCCGATAATGCGAATGCAGTGGCCGAGATGCTTTCTTGCAGATATATAAATACTACTGTTTCGGATGACATTTATGGCACTGAATATTCAGCAGTTCTTAAGAATGTGTTTGCATTGGCTAGCGGTATTTGTCATGGTTTAAACTATGGAGATAACTTTCAGGCGGTTTTAATCTCAAATGGAATTCAAGAGATAAAGCGTTTCGTGGATGAGGTTCACCCGATCGATAGAGACATTAAAAGCTCAGTGTACTTGGGCGACCTATTGGTTACTGCTTATTCCCAGTTTAGTAGAAACCGAACTTTCGGTAATATGATAGGGAAGGGCTATTCGGTTAAATCTGCTCAGATAGAACTGAACATGATTGCGGAGGGCTACTATGCTGTTAAGAGCATCAAAGAAATTAACGAGAACTACAATGTAGATATGCCAATTACGAATGCTGTTTACAATATCTTGTATGAAAAGAAATCTCCAATGAGGGAGATGAGGTTACTCTCTGATTTGTTATCCTAATCCCTTTTTAAGGACCTCTGCTTTCTTCTTTCCAATAACCTTTTCTATTTCTTCTAGGCTTGCTTCCTTAATCCGTTTGAGCGATTTAAACTCCTTTAACAAGTTTTTTGCCGTTGTTTCTCCAATTCCTTCAATCTTCGTCAAGCTAGAGTCGAATGTTGCTTTCGATCTTCTGTTTCGATGATGCTTAATTCCGAAACGGTGTGCTTCGTTTCTCAAGAACTGAATAATCCTTAACGTCTCCGATTTCTTATCTAAGTAAAGAGGCACCGAATCATCTGGGTAATAGATTTCTTCTAACCGTTTGGCGATTCCAATGATGGCTATCTTACCTCTTAGCCCGAGTTTATCCAAACTTTTTACTGCAGAGCTTAATTGTCCTTTGCCACCATCTACTATTATAAGTTGAGGTAGATCTTGCTTTTCTCTAACCAACCGGCCATAGCGCCTTTCTATTACTTCTTCCATGGATGCAAAGTCGTTCGGACCTTCTACCGTTTTGATGTTGAAGATGCGGTAATCTTTCTTGGCTGGTTTAACATCTTTGAAAACAACACATGCTGCTACCGGAAAATTTCCTTGGAGGTTTGAGCAATCAAAGCACTCGATGTGTTCGGGTAATTCAGATAACCTTAAGAGGTCTTTCATCTCCTCTAAGATCCTAAATTCACGCTTTTTTGGTACGTAGCTATTTCTCTCTTTCTGCTTATCGAGCATAAAGAATTTAGCATTTCGAGCAGATAGATCGAGTAGAGTTTTTTTGTCTCCTTTGATAGGTACGATCGTTTTAACTTCTGGGATTTCGGTGTCTAAATCGAATGGAATTAGAATTTCATTCACATCACTTTCAAACCTATTACGAAGATCTGTGATACCGAACTCTAAAAGCTGTTTATCCTCTTCCCCTAATTTCTTTTTAAGTTCTATGGTATGAGCTTGAATGATGGCGCCATTGTTAATCCGCATGTAGTTTACATAGGCGAACTTCTCTTCGGAAATAATAGTGTAGACCTCAATGTTATTAATCTTTGGATTTACAACTGTAGACCTCGATTTGTACTTCTCGAGCGTATCTATTTTATCCTTTATTAGCTGCGCATTTTCAAATTCCAGATCGGCAGCATGTTTGCCCATTAGGTCCTTGAGCTGCTTAATTACATTCGATAAATTTCCTTTCAGGATGTTCTTAATGGCTTGTATGCTTTCATTGTAACCTTCTTCCGATTGGTGATCTGCACAAGGCCCTAAACAGTTACCAATGTGAAATTCTAAACAAACTTTAAACTTCTCTTTTATAATATTGTCTTTCGATAAATTGAAGTTGCAGTTTCGAATAGGGTAGAGTTGAAAAACAAGATCTAATACCGTCTTCATCATCTTCATCGAGGCATACGGGCCGAAATAATCGCTGCCATCTCGCTTTAATGTTCGAGTAGAAAACACTCTTGGGAACCGTTCCTTTTTGATACAAATCCAAGGGTAGGTTTTGTCGTCTTTAAGCTGGATGTTGTATTTGGGTTGAAGCTCTTTTACAAGTGAGTTTTCTAGAAGTAGTGCTTCGTATTCGCTGTCTACGATGATGGGATTAACGTCAACGATGTTCTTAACGAGCATGTGTGTTTTACCACTCTCGTGCTTGCCTTTATTGAAATAGGAGGCCACACGTTTCTTAAGCGACTTGGCTTTACCAACGTAAATAATGGTTCCTTCCGAATTAAGGAATTGGTATATCCCAGGTTTATCTGGTAACGATTTTATCTTTCCGGAGAGGTCCATCGGCGGTTCTTATTCAGAAATAAAATTACTGAATTACTTTTGGGTAAAGTCATTACTTTTATATCAACATCAAGTCTCATTTCATACGATGATTTATTCCCAAAACAGATCCACTGATTTTCTAATAAAGGTTCATGTATCGAGTAAGTTTTGTTCGACTTGTTTTGAAATACTAAAAAATATAACATGAGAGAAGAAAGCATGTCTTCGGCATTAATATTAAGTAAGATCTATTTAATAAGAGGAATGAAAGTGATGTTGGACCGAGATTTGGCAGAACTTTATGGCGTTGAGACAAAAAGTTTGAAAAGAGCCGTGAAAAGAAATATTGATATATTTCCAAGCCATTTTATGTTCGAACTAACAAAAGAAGAACATGAGGTTTTGAGGTGCCAAAATGGTACCTCAAAAACGGGAAGTGGTGGTACACGTTATTTACCTATTGTTTTTTCAGAGCACGGTGTCTTGCAATTATCTCATGTGCTTAGA
This portion of the Flavobacteriales bacterium genome encodes:
- a CDS encoding ORF6N domain-containing protein: MREESMSSALILSKIYLIRGMKVMLDRDLAELYGVETKSLKRAVKRNIDIFPSHFMFELTKEEHEVLRCQNGTSKTGSGGTRYLPIVFSEHGVLQLSHVLRSKKAKLVSIRITELFIKMREALSDNLQLKLDVEKIKKKLENQDKNIELVFNYLDELIEKQDNTEPRKRIGFKK
- a CDS encoding NAD(P)H-dependent glycerol-3-phosphate dehydrogenase, producing MGESPLRISVIGGGSWATAIVKMLMNNASHIGWWVRNEETVDFINEYKRNPKYLGAVTINTDIVKPSTDLNAVIESADVVILAIPAAFLDETLKNADKKLLQDRIIFSSIKGIVPEENAIVGEYLNNKFEVDLQQIGVISGPCHAEEVALEKLSYLTLACQNADNANAVAEMLSCRYINTTVSDDIYGTEYSAVLKNVFALASGICHGLNYGDNFQAVLISNGIQEIKRFVDEVHPIDRDIKSSVYLGDLLVTAYSQFSRNRTFGNMIGKGYSVKSAQIELNMIAEGYYAVKSIKEINENYNVDMPITNAVYNILYEKKSPMREMRLLSDLLS
- the lysS gene encoding lysine--tRNA ligase, coding for MEKSLSEQEEIRRSALQEMVNLGYDPYPADTFETNATSVEIKSEFEGNNSKFQSVKLAGRLMSKRIMGKASFAELMDASGRIQIYVNRDEICPDENKELYNVIFKKHLDIGDIIGVEGYVFTTKVGEISIHVSSLKVLCKSVRPLPVVKVDEEGKVHDGFTDPEQRYRQRYVDLIVNPGVKETLKQRTKLVRTMRDFLNDKDYTEVETPILQPIYGGAAARPFKTHHNTLDMTLYLRIANELYLKKLIVGGFEGVFEFAKDFRNEGMSRFHNPEFTQMELYVAYKDYNWMMGLVEEMIEKIAMELHGTTKVQVGENEIDFKRPYKRLTMYEAIEEYTGIDISEMDEEGLRATAAKLDIHMEKSYGKGKIIDEIFGEKCEKLLIQPTYITDYPVEMSPLAKKHRTKEGLVERFELICNGKEVANAYTELNDPIDQRKRFEEQVELGKRGDDEAMVLDEDFLKAIEYGMPPTSGLGIGIDRLAMMMTNSHSIQDVLFFPQMRPESVSSKKTDEEISAEK
- a CDS encoding excinuclease ABC subunit C, with the protein product MDLSGKIKSLPDKPGIYQFLNSEGTIIYVGKAKSLKKRVASYFNKGKHESGKTHMLVKNIVDVNPIIVDSEYEALLLENSLVKELQPKYNIQLKDDKTYPWICIKKERFPRVFSTRTLKRDGSDYFGPYASMKMMKTVLDLVFQLYPIRNCNFNLSKDNIIKEKFKVCLEFHIGNCLGPCADHQSEEGYNESIQAIKNILKGNLSNVIKQLKDLMGKHAADLEFENAQLIKDKIDTLEKYKSRSTVVNPKINNIEVYTIISEEKFAYVNYMRINNGAIIQAHTIELKKKLGEEDKQLLEFGITDLRNRFESDVNEILIPFDLDTEIPEVKTIVPIKGDKKTLLDLSARNAKFFMLDKQKERNSYVPKKREFRILEEMKDLLRLSELPEHIECFDCSNLQGNFPVAACVVFKDVKPAKKDYRIFNIKTVEGPNDFASMEEVIERRYGRLVREKQDLPQLIIVDGGKGQLSSAVKSLDKLGLRGKIAIIGIAKRLEEIYYPDDSVPLYLDKKSETLRIIQFLRNEAHRFGIKHHRNRRSKATFDSSLTKIEGIGETTAKNLLKEFKSLKRIKEASLEEIEKVIGKKKAEVLKKGLG
- a CDS encoding bifunctional phosphoglucose/phosphomannose isomerase codes for the protein MKDLVNSFPEQLRTAVEISLNSNLNIGDTEFQNVLINGLGGSGIGATIVVGIVSGDAKVPVSVNKSYAIPSFVNNKTLAIICSYSGNTEETIESFEKCKAKGAEIVCIASGGKILEMAKSNNINYIEIPGGYPPRAAFGLSFIQLLTVFEKYNLVTESYVSKVSNASKLLVDNKEFIIKIAEDAANKLLGKIPVIYSSSENEGVSIRFRQQINENSKMLCWHHVLPEMNHNELVGWRTKNEDLAVVMLKNERDYIRTKERMAFSQNVFSKYTSTIIEIDALGSNQIENTIYLIHITDWISVLLADKKNIDATEVGVIVDLKSRLSEL